A single window of Chloracidobacterium thermophilum B DNA harbors:
- a CDS encoding Swt1 family HEPN domain-containing protein produces the protein MTNKERVGKGLDLLRAGLGPYVEREVQEAVRAGAVNMETVRRYAEDPLLKNKPIAEWDVAGLLKLMWETWNDVFRKTLGFAERSLVSELRDWRNRWAHQKPFSSDDADRALDSMERLLTAVSASQSDEVNRLKMELRRLVFDEQVRHEKRKAGGSLIEVSADGSRLKPWREVVAPHPDVASGRYQQAEFAADLWQVHLGEGSDEYQNPAEFFRRTFLTASLKRLLVGAVQRLSGTGGDPVVQLQTNFGGGKTHSMLALYHLFSGVAPARLAGVEELMAHAGVTELPKARRVVLVGNKISPGNPARKPDGTLVRTLWGELAWQLGGPEAYAHIAADDERATNPGDRLRELFRDYGPCLILIDEWVAYARQLHDAADLPGGSFETQFTFAQALTEAAKLAGNCLLVISLPASDTQADDVEVGGLRGREALDRLRNVVGRVESAWRPASAEEGFEIVRRRLFEPLAGAEAFTQRDLTARAFAELYRAHPSEFPPECKAIGYEQRIQAAYPIHPEVFDRLYEDWSTLVRFQRTRGVLRLMAAVVHSLWEQGDRSPLILPSTIPVDDPRVQFELTRYLADNWTPIIGKDVDGPGALPLKIDGELPNLGRISATRRVARTIYLGSAPTPAAAHRGLEERRVKLGCVMPGESPAVFGDALRRLGTAATYLYQDGTRFWYATQPTVTKLAEERAEQLKRDPDRVAVELEARLRANVRQTGDFARVHPVPRTSADIPDEREARLVILPPEHAYSREGDNAAVSAAQAMFESRGHAPRRYRNTLVFLAADKVRLPDLEDAVRGFLAWRSILDEKEALNLDPHQVRQAETRLQTADVTVNARLPETYQWVLVPEQPTPQAAVTWQALRLAGSEPLAVRASKKLKSEDRLLGKLGATILRKHLDEIPLWRGNHVPVRQLVEDFASYPYLPRLIGPEVLIRAISDGVALLSWEVETYAYAEGWDETTGRYRGLRGGQPVQLTPEDGGLVVRADVAQQQRAAEISPQLPVTGGKGAEIAPSRADTGGNGDAGNQAGGTLPPPRPLPRRYHGTVRLDPTRVGRDAGRIAEEVIVHLAGQPGAEVVVTLEIEVRLPDGATEHTVRTVMENSRALKFETSGFEID, from the coding sequence ATGACCAATAAGGAACGGGTGGGGAAGGGACTGGACCTCTTGCGCGCAGGGCTGGGCCCCTACGTGGAGCGCGAAGTGCAGGAGGCGGTGCGGGCGGGCGCGGTAAACATGGAGACGGTACGCCGCTATGCCGAGGATCCGCTGCTAAAAAACAAGCCCATTGCTGAGTGGGACGTGGCGGGCCTGCTCAAGCTGATGTGGGAAACCTGGAACGACGTGTTCCGCAAGACCCTGGGCTTCGCCGAACGTTCGCTGGTCAGCGAGCTGCGCGATTGGCGCAACCGGTGGGCGCACCAGAAACCGTTTTCCAGCGACGATGCCGACCGCGCCCTCGACTCCATGGAGCGGCTGCTGACAGCCGTTTCAGCTTCGCAGTCCGACGAGGTCAACCGGCTCAAGATGGAGCTGCGCCGCCTGGTTTTCGACGAGCAGGTACGCCACGAGAAACGCAAGGCCGGAGGCTCGTTGATCGAGGTTTCCGCCGACGGCAGCCGGCTCAAGCCCTGGCGCGAGGTGGTCGCGCCCCACCCCGACGTGGCCAGTGGTCGCTACCAGCAGGCCGAGTTTGCCGCCGATCTGTGGCAGGTTCACTTGGGCGAGGGCAGTGACGAGTACCAGAATCCCGCCGAGTTCTTTCGCCGCACCTTTCTCACCGCGAGTCTCAAGCGGCTGCTGGTGGGTGCCGTCCAGCGTCTGTCTGGTACGGGTGGCGATCCGGTGGTGCAGCTCCAGACCAACTTTGGCGGCGGCAAAACCCACTCCATGCTGGCGCTCTATCACCTGTTCAGTGGAGTGGCTCCGGCCAGACTGGCGGGGGTGGAGGAACTGATGGCCCACGCCGGTGTGACAGAGTTGCCCAAAGCGCGCCGGGTGGTGCTGGTGGGCAACAAAATTTCGCCCGGCAATCCCGCGCGCAAGCCCGATGGCACGCTGGTGCGCACGCTGTGGGGCGAGCTGGCCTGGCAACTGGGCGGACCGGAAGCCTACGCGCACATTGCGGCGGACGATGAGCGGGCGACCAACCCCGGCGACCGCCTGCGCGAGCTGTTCCGGGACTATGGTCCGTGCCTGATTCTGATTGACGAGTGGGTGGCCTATGCCCGCCAGCTTCACGACGCCGCCGACCTGCCGGGCGGCAGCTTTGAGACCCAGTTCACCTTTGCCCAGGCGCTCACGGAAGCGGCCAAACTGGCCGGCAACTGCCTGCTGGTCATCTCGCTGCCGGCTTCCGACACGCAGGCGGACGATGTGGAGGTGGGCGGTCTGCGGGGGCGCGAGGCCCTTGACCGGCTGCGCAACGTGGTGGGGCGGGTGGAGTCGGCATGGCGGCCCGCCAGTGCCGAAGAGGGCTTCGAGATTGTGCGCCGCCGGCTGTTTGAACCGCTGGCGGGCGCGGAAGCCTTCACCCAGCGCGACCTCACGGCCCGCGCGTTCGCCGAACTGTACCGCGCGCACCCGTCCGAATTTCCCCCCGAATGCAAAGCCATCGGGTACGAACAGCGCATCCAGGCGGCCTATCCCATTCACCCGGAGGTCTTTGACCGCCTCTATGAAGACTGGTCCACGCTGGTCAGATTCCAGCGCACGCGCGGTGTCCTGCGCCTGATGGCGGCGGTGGTTCACAGCCTGTGGGAACAGGGGGACCGCAGCCCGCTGATTCTGCCGTCCACCATTCCGGTGGATGACCCACGGGTACAGTTTGAGCTGACGCGCTACCTGGCGGACAACTGGACACCGATTATCGGGAAGGACGTGGATGGGCCGGGTGCCCTGCCGCTGAAGATTGACGGCGAGCTGCCCAACCTGGGCCGGATTTCGGCCACCCGGCGGGTGGCCCGCACCATTTATCTGGGTTCGGCGCCCACTCCGGCGGCGGCGCACCGGGGGCTTGAGGAGCGCCGGGTGAAGCTCGGCTGTGTGATGCCGGGGGAGTCACCGGCGGTCTTTGGAGATGCGCTCCGGCGGCTGGGGACCGCAGCCACCTACCTCTATCAGGACGGGACGCGCTTCTGGTACGCCACCCAGCCCACCGTGACCAAGCTCGCGGAGGAGCGGGCGGAACAGCTCAAACGTGACCCCGACCGGGTGGCCGTTGAACTCGAAGCCCGTCTCCGCGCCAACGTCAGACAGACCGGCGATTTCGCACGGGTGCACCCGGTGCCACGCACCAGCGCGGACATACCGGACGAACGCGAGGCGCGGCTGGTCATCCTGCCGCCGGAACACGCCTACAGCAGGGAAGGCGACAACGCGGCCGTGAGTGCCGCCCAGGCGATGTTCGAGTCTCGTGGCCATGCACCCCGGCGCTACCGCAACACCCTGGTCTTCCTGGCGGCCGACAAGGTGCGCCTGCCGGACCTGGAGGATGCCGTACGCGGCTTCCTCGCCTGGCGCTCAATTCTGGATGAGAAAGAGGCGTTGAATCTCGATCCCCACCAGGTACGGCAGGCGGAAACCCGACTCCAGACGGCGGATGTGACGGTGAACGCCCGTCTGCCGGAGACTTACCAGTGGGTTCTGGTACCGGAGCAGCCGACGCCGCAGGCGGCGGTGACGTGGCAGGCGCTGCGGCTGGCCGGCTCTGAGCCGCTGGCCGTGCGCGCCAGTAAAAAACTCAAAAGCGAAGACCGGCTTCTGGGGAAGCTCGGCGCCACCATCCTGCGCAAGCATCTGGATGAGATACCGCTGTGGCGGGGCAACCACGTCCCGGTGCGCCAGCTTGTGGAAGACTTTGCCAGTTATCCCTACCTGCCCCGGCTCATCGGGCCGGAGGTACTCATCCGGGCCATCAGCGACGGCGTGGCGCTGCTCAGTTGGGAAGTTGAGACCTACGCCTACGCCGAAGGCTGGGATGAGACCACGGGCCGGTATCGGGGGCTGCGCGGCGGCCAGCCGGTTCAACTGACCCCTGAAGACGGCGGTCTGGTCGTCAGGGCGGATGTGGCCCAACAGCAGCGGGCGGCCGAAATTTCGCCCCAACTGCCGGTCACCGGGGGGAAGGGGGCTGAAATTGCCCCTTCCAGGGCGGATACCGGAGGCAACGGCGATGCCGGCAACCAGGCCGGGGGGACGCTCCCGCCGCCACGCCCCTTGCCACGGCGCTACCATGGCACCGTACGCCTTGATCCGACCCGCGTGGGCCGCGATGCCGGCCGCATTGCCGAGGAAGTCATCGTGCATCTGGCCGGGCAACCCGGCGCCGAGGTGGTGGTTACGCTGGAAATCGAGGTCCGCCTGCCGGATGGGGCCACCGAGCATACGGTGCGGACGGTGATGGAAAACAGTCGCGCCCTGAAGTTTGAGACCTCCGGCTTCGAGATTGACTGA
- a CDS encoding ATP-binding protein gives MTRKHNVRLGPWLHRLAPYAVGGMSVCALTAAGFYLKVHSTTAALLYLIVIVLVALRTGAAPSAVTALLAYIGLDSFFTAPLFRPAMNQPLDVVAPIVFLTTAFTINRLAAKNRQSFQEIQSLQDQLRLVMDTIPGLVWSESPNGSVEFLNQRWRDFLGASSAPVTDLRRNLPVHPAEADALAEQWQQARERGRAFETEVRVRRADGVYRRLRLHVVPAGEPGQVVKWYGLGTDIEDWRQAEETLARVESELALVARRTLLGELAASIAHEINQPLAAIVTNGNACLRWLGATPPNLPEARTTVTAIIRDGNRAAEIIARIRAMLSRTELKKATFDLGAALVEVLSLIRNDLVRKGITIHTRLASDLPAVFGDRVQCQQVVLNLLVNAVEALLPVTERWREIWLSAEPYGDGQVLVTVEDNGVGLGEAHEADIFDAFYTTKPDGMGLGLAISRSIIENHGGRLWCVAGDGFGAKFQFTLLTEGHAG, from the coding sequence GTGACACGAAAGCACAACGTACGCCTGGGACCGTGGTTGCACCGCCTGGCACCCTATGCCGTCGGCGGGATGAGTGTGTGCGCTCTGACCGCAGCAGGTTTTTACCTGAAGGTCCATTCGACGACGGCCGCGCTGCTCTACCTCATCGTCATTGTTCTGGTGGCGCTCCGAACCGGCGCCGCTCCATCGGCGGTGACCGCCCTGCTGGCGTACATTGGACTGGATTCGTTTTTCACCGCGCCCCTGTTTCGTCCGGCGATGAACCAGCCGCTGGATGTCGTCGCACCCATCGTGTTTCTGACGACGGCATTTACCATCAACCGCCTGGCCGCGAAAAACCGCCAGTCGTTTCAGGAGATTCAGTCGCTTCAGGACCAGCTCCGGCTGGTGATGGACACCATACCGGGGTTGGTCTGGAGCGAGTCGCCGAATGGTTCGGTGGAGTTTCTCAACCAGCGTTGGCGTGATTTTCTGGGGGCGTCTTCCGCGCCGGTGACGGATTTGCGGCGCAACCTGCCGGTACATCCGGCAGAAGCCGATGCCCTGGCGGAACAGTGGCAGCAGGCGCGGGAGCGTGGCCGGGCCTTTGAAACGGAAGTCCGGGTGCGCCGCGCCGACGGGGTGTACCGGCGGCTGCGGTTGCACGTCGTTCCGGCCGGCGAACCGGGGCAGGTCGTCAAGTGGTACGGGCTTGGGACGGACATTGAGGACTGGCGTCAGGCGGAAGAGACCCTTGCCAGAGTCGAATCCGAACTGGCTCTGGTGGCCCGCCGGACGCTGCTGGGCGAACTGGCGGCCTCGATTGCCCACGAAATCAACCAGCCGCTTGCGGCGATTGTCACCAACGGGAATGCCTGTCTGCGGTGGCTGGGGGCTACGCCGCCGAACCTCCCGGAAGCCCGGACGACTGTGACGGCCATCATTCGGGATGGCAATCGCGCCGCCGAGATCATTGCACGGATTCGCGCCATGCTGAGCCGGACCGAGTTGAAAAAGGCCACGTTTGACCTGGGGGCAGCGCTGGTTGAAGTCTTGTCCCTCATTCGGAACGATCTCGTCAGGAAGGGCATCACCATCCACACCCGTTTGGCTTCAGACCTCCCGGCCGTTTTTGGTGACCGGGTGCAGTGTCAGCAGGTTGTGCTCAACCTGTTGGTCAATGCGGTGGAGGCGCTGCTTCCGGTGACTGAGCGCTGGCGGGAAATTTGGCTGTCCGCAGAACCCTATGGCGACGGTCAGGTGCTGGTGACGGTGGAAGACAACGGTGTTGGTTTGGGGGAAGCCCACGAAGCCGACATCTTCGATGCGTTTTACACGACGAAACCCGACGGCATGGGGTTGGGATTGGCGATCAGTCGTTCCATCATCGAAAACCATGGCGGCCGCCTGTGGTGTGTCGCCGGTGATGGCTTTGGCGCAAAGTTTCAGTTTACGTTGCTGACCGAGGGCCATGCGGGGTGA
- a CDS encoding response regulator transcription factor, protein MDSPIVYVVEDDVSVRQSLENWLRAVGYQVASFASAEAFLRAVRADDTPGCLVLDVRLPGLSGLDLQSRLTAAGVDLPIIFITGHGDIPMSVRAMKAGAFEFLTKPFQEQELLQAIEQAIAYHRQCCAQRAELAALRQRYATLTAREREVMALVVAGWLNKQIAAELGTSEITVKVHRGHVMRKMQVASLPELVRAAERLGLSGSSSA, encoded by the coding sequence ATGGATTCGCCAATTGTGTACGTGGTTGAGGATGATGTTTCGGTGCGCCAGTCGCTGGAGAACTGGTTGCGCGCGGTCGGCTACCAGGTAGCGTCCTTTGCTTCAGCCGAGGCGTTTCTGCGTGCCGTGCGGGCTGACGACACGCCGGGTTGTCTGGTGCTTGATGTGCGCCTGCCGGGGTTGAGTGGGCTGGATTTGCAGTCCCGCCTGACGGCGGCTGGGGTGGACCTGCCGATCATTTTCATCACCGGTCACGGAGACATCCCCATGTCGGTGCGGGCCATGAAGGCTGGGGCCTTTGAGTTCCTGACCAAGCCGTTTCAGGAGCAGGAGTTGCTTCAGGCCATCGAGCAGGCCATTGCGTATCATCGCCAGTGTTGCGCCCAGCGCGCCGAACTGGCTGCCCTGCGGCAACGCTATGCCACGCTGACCGCCCGCGAACGCGAGGTCATGGCGTTGGTCGTGGCCGGCTGGCTCAACAAGCAGATTGCGGCTGAGCTTGGGACAAGTGAAATCACCGTCAAGGTCCATCGTGGACATGTGATGCGCAAAATGCAGGTGGCCTCTCTCCCGGAATTGGTGCGGGCGGCGGAACGACTGGGGCTTTCCGGTTCCTCGTCGGCCTGA
- a CDS encoding TonB-dependent receptor, translating into MKKNGIFWGFVVGFMGWLTALGWAQTTGTISGVIRDPSNARVAGANVTVTLQGTQITRVTTSSEDGTFELPSLPIGTYRLVVTAEGFKQYEQTNLEVSLGRVNSVTVKLEIGETSEVVQVRASGTPLIETESTQLGASVNSRAVVNLPLNTRDTYQFLQLQPGVQSQLGSDLFTGSDQPGVVSVNGGRGRSNNFSVNGGEANDLYVNLPAIQPSPDAIEEFRVLTNNFDAEYGRNSGSVINVVTKSGSDQFRGNVFEFFRNRALNARNFFNLEKPAYNQHIFGGTFGGPIQRGRTYFFTSYEGRRIRQGIPSDVVPVPTAAERLGDFSAGPIFTGFIADATVAAVLNARPGCAAAVAAAGGAPITAGAAYADIFPGNRIPSACFDRTANDLLQQFVPLPNLGDGFFQANPVARRRGDQGLLRLDHRLTDRQQLSAFVFYSDSFALEPFARVADSGANLPGFGNINNARIAQINLSHTWTGTNTINEARAVYFRQNLFRLNSPERSNLVNASCRDVPPELCFSDPNNPRLGIIVGVGTPHEGVPWIGLEGGFSIGNNYQGEIPQVVNTYQLTNNLTRIWGSHTAKFGVDVRQQRYLMTNFGALNGQFSFFGGGPNNIGYTNLVPNYLLGLVDSYYQTGAQTSHFYSNAVYLFAQDSWKITPNVTLNYGLRWELNTPAADRFRRVQSFRAGLASTQFPCRLDPDNPLVGVFGSQDCSPTGPARAVFPLGLGIPGDEGVPDGLFRTYYRAFAPRLGLAWSPPWQSGWLAKLTGGPGNSSVRAGWGMFYNGPIEGLILAQLVPQPPFGISSNITNTFFNTPFLRQDGTIVPNPSNGILNPRRGDPVDYSVFRPILLYGQLPAELRPQYSVQYSLTLQRKLRDDLLVQVGYVGTQGHRLLLTRDINFGNPQTCLDLNRILGPGTCGPFGADNEYFVPAGAIPAGVTLHLPYGPQRTVTGPNNPAIRLVGLRPFSSPFCNPLTGEGCPPDGVPVFASLFERQTAGNSNYHSLQVLVDKRFEEKGIQIQAAYTWSKSIDNASSFENIVNPINPRLSRSLSLFDARHRLVVTFDYQLPKVTGRRWLGGILNNWAVSGIAVYQTGFPIRITSSDDLELMNSFDFELPGQPDLVGRFRTFDPRRNNLYFFDPAAFAPQELGTIGNAPRTICCGPSIHNYDVTLRKNIPINERLRVEFRGEFYNVFNQTQFLNPRGNITEGENFGRVTRARDPRQIQFALKLFF; encoded by the coding sequence ATGAAGAAAAACGGCATCTTCTGGGGCTTTGTCGTCGGCTTTATGGGCTGGCTGACAGCATTGGGCTGGGCACAAACAACCGGTACGATCAGTGGCGTCATCAGGGACCCCAGCAATGCCAGGGTGGCCGGGGCGAACGTCACCGTGACGCTTCAGGGAACACAAATCACGCGCGTCACGACTTCAAGTGAGGATGGAACATTCGAGCTGCCGTCACTCCCGATTGGAACCTACCGGCTGGTGGTCACTGCCGAAGGGTTCAAGCAGTACGAGCAGACGAATCTGGAAGTCAGCCTGGGGCGTGTCAACAGTGTCACGGTCAAGCTGGAGATTGGGGAAACCAGTGAAGTTGTCCAGGTCAGGGCCAGTGGGACACCCTTGATTGAAACCGAAAGCACGCAGCTTGGCGCTTCGGTCAATAGCCGCGCTGTCGTCAACCTGCCGCTGAATACCCGCGATACCTATCAATTTCTACAGCTTCAGCCAGGGGTTCAGTCACAGCTTGGATCAGACCTTTTTACCGGGAGTGACCAGCCTGGTGTTGTGTCCGTCAATGGTGGACGTGGAAGGTCAAACAATTTCAGTGTCAATGGTGGTGAAGCCAATGATCTCTATGTCAATCTGCCGGCTATTCAGCCTTCACCAGACGCCATTGAGGAATTTCGTGTCCTGACAAACAATTTCGATGCCGAGTACGGCCGCAACTCCGGTTCGGTTATCAACGTTGTCACGAAGTCCGGGAGTGATCAATTCCGTGGCAATGTCTTTGAGTTTTTCCGAAACCGTGCGCTCAATGCGCGCAACTTTTTCAATCTGGAAAAGCCCGCCTATAACCAGCATATTTTTGGCGGCACGTTCGGCGGGCCCATCCAGCGTGGCAGGACGTACTTTTTCACTTCCTACGAGGGGCGACGCATCCGCCAGGGCATCCCGTCGGATGTGGTGCCCGTGCCGACGGCGGCCGAACGGTTGGGGGACTTCAGCGCCGGGCCGATCTTTACCGGCTTTATTGCTGATGCGACCGTCGCTGCCGTGCTCAATGCGCGTCCCGGCTGCGCCGCCGCTGTGGCTGCGGCCGGAGGCGCGCCCATCACGGCCGGCGCGGCCTATGCCGATATTTTTCCCGGTAACCGTATTCCCAGCGCATGTTTTGACCGGACGGCCAATGATTTGCTCCAGCAGTTCGTGCCGCTCCCAAACCTGGGTGATGGCTTTTTTCAGGCCAATCCGGTGGCCCGCCGCCGTGGAGACCAGGGGCTTTTGCGCCTCGACCACCGTCTGACCGACCGGCAGCAACTGAGCGCCTTTGTGTTTTACTCGGACAGCTTTGCACTGGAGCCCTTTGCGCGGGTGGCTGACTCCGGCGCCAACCTGCCCGGCTTTGGCAACATCAACAACGCCCGGATTGCCCAGATCAATCTCTCCCATACGTGGACGGGTACGAACACCATCAATGAGGCGCGGGCGGTGTACTTCCGTCAGAACCTGTTTCGGCTCAACAGTCCCGAACGTTCCAACCTTGTGAATGCTTCGTGCCGTGATGTGCCCCCGGAACTGTGCTTCTCCGACCCGAACAACCCCCGGCTGGGGATTATCGTCGGCGTCGGGACGCCGCATGAGGGCGTGCCGTGGATTGGTCTCGAAGGCGGTTTCTCGATTGGCAACAACTACCAGGGGGAAATCCCGCAGGTTGTCAATACCTACCAGCTCACCAACAACCTGACCCGTATCTGGGGCAGCCACACGGCCAAGTTCGGGGTGGACGTGCGGCAGCAGCGTTACCTGATGACCAACTTCGGCGCGCTCAACGGTCAGTTCAGCTTTTTTGGAGGCGGGCCGAACAACATCGGGTACACGAATCTGGTGCCCAACTACCTGCTGGGCCTGGTGGATTCGTACTACCAGACCGGTGCGCAGACTTCGCACTTCTACAGCAACGCGGTCTATCTCTTTGCCCAGGACAGTTGGAAGATCACGCCAAACGTCACGCTCAACTACGGCCTGCGCTGGGAACTGAACACCCCGGCGGCGGACCGCTTCCGCCGGGTGCAGTCCTTTCGGGCCGGTCTGGCCAGTACGCAGTTTCCCTGCCGGCTTGATCCCGACAATCCGCTCGTCGGTGTCTTCGGGTCACAGGACTGTAGCCCGACGGGGCCGGCCCGCGCCGTCTTTCCCCTGGGTTTGGGCATTCCGGGGGATGAGGGCGTACCGGATGGGCTGTTCCGAACCTACTACCGGGCGTTTGCGCCACGCCTTGGTCTGGCCTGGAGTCCGCCCTGGCAGAGCGGCTGGCTGGCGAAGCTGACCGGCGGTCCCGGCAACAGCAGTGTACGGGCCGGCTGGGGGATGTTTTACAACGGGCCCATCGAGGGGCTTATCCTGGCCCAGCTCGTGCCCCAGCCACCCTTTGGCATCAGCTCAAACATCACCAACACCTTCTTCAACACGCCCTTTCTGCGCCAGGATGGAACGATTGTGCCGAACCCCTCCAATGGGATTCTCAATCCACGGCGGGGCGATCCGGTGGACTACTCCGTGTTCCGTCCCATCCTGTTGTATGGACAGTTGCCGGCGGAACTTCGTCCGCAGTACTCCGTGCAGTACAGCCTGACGCTCCAGCGCAAGCTCCGGGATGACCTGTTGGTGCAGGTTGGCTATGTGGGCACCCAGGGCCACCGGCTGTTGCTGACGCGGGACATCAACTTTGGCAATCCCCAGACCTGTCTCGACCTGAACCGGATTCTGGGTCCCGGCACGTGCGGACCGTTCGGAGCTGACAACGAATACTTCGTGCCGGCTGGGGCCATTCCGGCGGGTGTGACCCTGCATCTGCCCTACGGCCCACAGCGTACCGTGACCGGGCCGAACAATCCGGCCATCCGGCTGGTAGGGTTGCGGCCATTTTCCTCGCCTTTCTGCAATCCCCTGACCGGTGAGGGTTGCCCGCCCGATGGTGTGCCGGTCTTTGCCAGCCTGTTTGAGCGGCAGACGGCCGGCAACTCGAACTACCATTCGCTACAGGTGCTGGTGGACAAACGCTTCGAGGAAAAAGGCATTCAGATTCAGGCGGCCTACACGTGGAGCAAGTCCATTGACAATGCTTCGAGCTTCGAGAACATCGTCAACCCCATCAATCCGCGGCTGAGTCGTTCACTGTCCCTGTTTGACGCCCGTCATCGCCTGGTGGTGACGTTCGATTACCAGTTGCCCAAGGTGACTGGCCGGCGCTGGCTCGGCGGTATCCTCAACAACTGGGCCGTAAGCGGCATTGCCGTCTATCAGACGGGTTTTCCGATTCGCATCACCTCGTCGGATGACCTGGAGCTGATGAACAGCTTTGACTTCGAGCTGCCGGGACAGCCGGACCTGGTGGGGCGGTTTCGGACCTTCGACCCCCGGCGCAACAACCTCTACTTTTTTGATCCAGCCGCTTTCGCGCCCCAGGAACTGGGGACGATTGGGAATGCGCCACGAACCATCTGTTGTGGTCCGAGCATCCACAACTACGATGTCACCCTGCGCAAGAACATCCCTATCAATGAACGGCTGCGCGTCGAGTTTCGCGGTGAGTTCTACAACGTCTTCAACCAGACCCAGTTTCTGAATCCGCGTGGCAACATCACGGAAGGGGAAAATTTCGGGCGGGTGACGCGCGCCCGTGATCCCCGGCAGATTCAGTTTGCCCTCAAGCTGTTCTTCTGA
- a CDS encoding S9 family peptidase, translated as MFTPKPFLTVFLVLSLAFSLSGLAPAQEAPATAPRRLDKGTFMEMESVTNPAISPDGRQIVFTRTFVDKMTDRYRSTLWIVERDGSRVRELTGQTYSARQPVWAPDSKRLAFVAERDGSAQIHVLTPETGDLVQLTRVEQEPSDLRWSPDGKQLLFSMLVPDPDSPLPIKLPEAPKGAQWAKPALVIDRMVWAVDGQGQIPRAKRQVFVLDARLGGTPQRITDGKYSYDDPEWSPDGRQVYVSAIRRDDWEFARGDSEIYVINLATRELRALTDRRGRDAQPKVSPDGKRIAYVGYDHQKLTYHISNLYLMNADGRESKLWVGDLPSSPTQVTWARDGSGVYFLVEERGTAQLYFAPVNGKARRITEGTHVLSSFSLADNGQVAAIRSSFKEPGSLVTFPVARPGELQVLVDVNADVLAGLVLGEAEELRFRSSDGLEIQGWLIKPADFDPAKKYPMVLWIHGGPWSMYSVAFNWAFQNFAAEGYAVLYTNPRGSTGYGQAFVNGIQYAYPGKDYDDLMAGVDAALAKGFIDERNLFVCGGSGGGVLTAWIVGHTDRFAAAASMRPVVNWHSFVGTTDGPVTWYDQFEKYPWEDPQAFAVRSPLSYVARVTTPTMLLTGEADLRTPIGQTEEYYRALKMLGKPTLLVRVPDEFHGFRRPSHQLAQQLYLQAWFGKYRR; from the coding sequence ATGTTCACCCCGAAGCCGTTTCTCACCGTTTTCCTGGTTCTGAGCTTAGCCTTCAGCCTGTCAGGTCTGGCACCGGCCCAGGAAGCGCCGGCCACGGCCCCCCGCCGGCTCGACAAAGGGACGTTCATGGAAATGGAGTCGGTGACAAATCCGGCCATTTCCCCGGACGGGCGGCAGATTGTGTTTACCCGTACTTTTGTGGACAAGATGACCGACCGCTACCGTTCCACTCTGTGGATTGTGGAGCGCGATGGCTCGCGCGTCCGCGAGTTGACCGGACAGACCTACAGCGCCCGTCAGCCGGTGTGGGCGCCAGACAGCAAGCGGTTGGCCTTTGTGGCGGAACGGGACGGGAGTGCACAGATTCACGTCCTGACGCCCGAAACCGGCGATCTCGTGCAACTGACCCGCGTCGAGCAGGAGCCATCCGATCTGCGGTGGTCGCCGGATGGAAAGCAACTGTTGTTCTCGATGCTCGTGCCCGATCCTGATTCCCCCCTGCCCATCAAGCTGCCGGAAGCGCCGAAGGGCGCACAGTGGGCCAAGCCCGCCTTGGTCATTGACCGCATGGTGTGGGCCGTGGACGGGCAGGGACAGATTCCCCGTGCCAAACGGCAGGTGTTTGTGCTGGATGCGCGGCTGGGGGGGACGCCACAGCGCATCACGGACGGGAAGTACAGCTACGATGACCCGGAGTGGTCGCCCGATGGCCGGCAGGTGTATGTGTCCGCTATCCGGCGGGATGACTGGGAGTTTGCCCGGGGTGACAGCGAAATCTATGTCATCAACCTGGCCACCCGGGAACTTCGGGCGCTGACTGACCGGCGTGGACGCGACGCCCAGCCGAAGGTTTCCCCGGATGGCAAACGCATTGCCTACGTGGGGTATGACCACCAGAAGCTGACCTACCACATTTCAAACCTCTATCTGATGAACGCCGATGGCAGGGAGTCCAAACTGTGGGTTGGCGACCTGCCCAGCTCCCCGACGCAGGTCACGTGGGCGCGGGATGGCAGCGGGGTGTATTTCCTCGTGGAGGAGCGCGGCACGGCACAGCTTTACTTTGCTCCGGTGAACGGAAAAGCCCGCCGGATCACCGAGGGGACGCACGTCCTGAGCAGTTTTTCGCTGGCAGATAACGGGCAGGTGGCGGCCATCCGGTCAAGCTTCAAGGAGCCAGGAAGCCTGGTGACGTTCCCGGTCGCCAGGCCCGGCGAGCTGCAGGTGCTGGTGGATGTCAATGCGGACGTGCTCGCCGGCCTGGTGCTGGGCGAGGCCGAGGAACTGCGCTTCAGGTCATCCGACGGGCTGGAGATTCAGGGCTGGCTCATCAAACCGGCGGACTTCGATCCGGCGAAGAAATATCCCATGGTGCTGTGGATTCACGGCGGGCCGTGGTCCATGTACTCGGTGGCCTTCAACTGGGCGTTTCAGAACTTTGCCGCCGAAGGCTATGCCGTGCTCTACACCAACCCGCGTGGCTCGACCGGCTATGGGCAGGCGTTTGTCAACGGCATTCAGTATGCCTATCCGGGGAAGGACTACGACGATCTCATGGCCGGGGTGGATGCGGCTTTGGCCAAGGGCTTCATTGACGAGCGCAACCTGTTTGTCTGCGGCGGCTCCGGGGGTGGGGTGCTGACGGCATGGATTGTTGGGCATACGGACCGGTTTGCGGCCGCTGCTTCCATGCGTCCGGTGGTCAACTGGCATTCCTTTGTGGGAACGACCGATGGCCCGGTGACGTGGTACGACCAGTTTGAGAAGTACCCGTGGGAAGACCCGCAGGCGTTTGCCGTCCGGTCGCCGCTGAGCTACGTCGCCAGAGTGACGACGCCCACAATGCTGCTGACCGGCGAAGCCGATTTGCGGACGCCCATCGGGCAGACCGAGGAATACTACCGGGCGCTGAAAATGCTGGGGAAACCGACGCTGCTGGTGCGGGTTCCTGACGAATTCCACGGCTTTCGGCGGCCGTCACATCAACTGGCCCAGCAGCTTTACCTGCAGGCGTGGTTTGGGAAATACCGGCGCTGA